One region of Mobula birostris isolate sMobBir1 unplaced genomic scaffold, sMobBir1.hap1 scaffold_630, whole genome shotgun sequence genomic DNA includes:
- the LOC140193623 gene encoding probable G-protein coupled receptor 139: MDQNSGRTAWNITGNWKTFFWMVPIILTDYDWITVDFPIMNVFITIQVIFFPVLAIIALPVNMVTIFFLSRRKCGLSRVVTCYLVAMALADLLVLILDLILSKFPLTYMPIGAFFRSMIKGCNIHAALIYTVTDCSVWFTVTFTIDRFVGICCQKLKTKYCTGKTAAVVLGTVSAIGFLKNIYWYFSLSGYYTWIAVPFICRVRVHYLNLFIVTQIELFYYILTPVFPFVLVLLTNGFTARHISVTSRARRRLSFPGNGQSARDPEMEKRRKSLVLLLILSGNFILLWAPFTVYSAWNRLYAFATYVRPPDSLRELGAILQLLSCCTNTALYTVTQTNFREQLKTVVKSPLSLMFVKNS; this comes from the exons ATGGATCAAAATTCGGGAAGAACGGCGTGGAATATAACGGGAAATTGGAAAACTTTCTTCTGGATGGTTCCAATTATTTTGACAGATTATGATTGGATAACGGTAGATTTTCCAATAATGAATGTGTTTATCACCATTCAAGTGATTTTCTTCCCCGTCCTCGCCATCATTGCTCTTCCTG TGAACATGGTGACCATATTCTTCCTGTCTCGgagaaagtgcggcctctccagagttgtcacttgctacctggttgccatggccTTGGCGGATCTGCTGGTTCTTATCCTGGATCTGATACTGAGCAAGTTTCCACTTACGTACATGCCAATCGGTGCTTTCTTCCGCTCAATGATCAAGGGGTGTAATATCCACGCTGCTCTGATTTACACCGTCACCGACTGttcggtctggttcaccgtcacgttCACCATTGATCGGTTTGTCGGCATTTGTTGCcagaaactgaaaacaaaatattgcaccgggaaaactgcggccgtggttttggggacagtgaGTGCCATTGGCTTTTTAAAGAATATTTACTGGTATTTTTCACTCTCGGGGTACTACACGTGGATAGCTGTTCCATTTATTTGTAGGGTGAGAGTGcattatttgaatttatttatcgTGACTCAAATTGAACTATTTTATTACATCCTCACCCCTGTATTCCCATTTGTGCTGGTTCTGCTGACAAATGGCTTCACCGCCAGGCACATCTCAGTCACGAGCAGAGCTCGCAGGAGACTCAGTTTTCCTGGCAACGGAcagagtgccagagacccagagaTGGAGAAACGCAGGAAATCCCTCGTTTTATTGCTGATCCTCTCGGGCAATTTCATCTTGCTGTGGGCACCTTTCACCGTGTATTCTGCGTGGAATCGGCTGTATGCTTTTGCCACGTATGTGCGCCCACCTGATTCGCTGCGAGAGCTGGGCGCCATTCTGCAGCTTCTGAGCTGTTGCACGAACACGGCCCTTTACACCGTTACGCAGACCAATTTTAGGGAGCAGTTAAAGACTGTGGTAAAATCACCGCTCTCTCTCATGTTTGTGAAGAACTCGTGA